GTAATACGTGAGCCCAGAAATGTCCGTCGGACCCTTGACTGGCTCGAACCCGGCGGTAGCGTCGGTTAACCGGGCTTCCGGACCCACCGATTGCCCACCGAGCGCGTCCTCCGCATCCAGCTCCAGCTTAACACTACTTGTACTCACGTTGCCACTATCTTCGCTGGTCGGCGTAACCTGCGTGCTCTTGATCTGCTGGCCCAACTCGATcccgaccaccgccgccgcggtgAGGTTGTTGTTGCGTATGTCGTTCTCGATCTGCTCCAGCTCCTCCGGTGTCAACGAGAGCGTCAAGTTTTCGCGCCGATTGATCGAGTTGAGCGCCGAACTGGAGGCTGAGCTCGTCTCGAGGGGGCTCGGTTGGCGATGCGaatccgtcgtcgccgttgtcaccgtcgtcgggaCGGTATCGTCCGAGTCGGGGTGCGAATCGACACTGGCCGTCCCGTGGGTTGGCGTGAGGAAGCTGTGTTCCGACTCGTCGAACGACAGGTTGGCGTTCGAAGTCATCACCACACCGGACAGCAGTTTGATCGATGGAAACGCCTCCGGATCGTGATCCTCGGAGGAGTCGTTCTCGAGCGAGCTCTGCTGCTCGATGGACTCCACTCCCCACCAGGGCGACGCTCGGCACTCCGAGGCCGTCTGGTAGGACGAAGACCGTGACTGGGGAGTGCCGATGCACTCGGACGCCGTCACAAACGATCCCTCGTCCGTAGACTTCACACTAGAGCTCCAATCCTGAAAGCAGAAGCGCGGCCGCGAGTTAAGTTCCGTCGGACGAAAACGTGAACATTTGTGAGACACTTACATCGCTCTGGTTGCCACTATCGTTGCGCTTGGCCAGCGTCGGAGTCGGTGGCACCTCGTTGCTCGTCAGCTCTTCCACCTCGTCGTCGAAGCTACCCTGAACATCACTCAGCACACTATCGAGCGACTCGGCGGCTCGGGCCACTTCCGTCAAGCGCGTCGTAATCGCCTCACACGCCATAATATTATCACTTTCTGTAATGATGTTCTCCGGACTAGCCAGCCTGCAACGTGAACAGAAATCACAAGCGGTCAGACGATTAAAACGAAGCAACAGACCGAAAACTAACGAATAATGCTTGTGACCCAGCCGGCACCGAAACGACAACTAAATAACGGCGTCTAAAACATGCCGGCCAAGTCTCTCTCGGCTCTGTTGGCCACTCTGTCGTCGAATTACATAAATTAGCACCATGGAAAAAGGAACACTCGGGGGAAATGGTCAAAATACTAGCCCTGCAATGCTTTGTCCAACAAGACTAAGGCCCCCTCAGTAAGTTGCCAATCTATTTTCTAGTGTTTCAGACGACAAATCGGGAACTATGCGAGGCTCATTAGCTCATCTCCGTGTCCGCGCCGTGGCGGAATGCCCGTCTCGAACTCGAGGTTTATTAATAAATCACGCGCCCGAACAGCCGGGTACTTACGCGTCCACCCGGTCGTCCAACAGGAAGGGTTCCTTCAGTCTTGTCTTCAGCAGCCGGCCCAACCGCACCATCCGGCCCACCTCCACAAGCAGCCGCTCCCGGGTGGCCAGATACTTGCGCAGCCGAACCTTCCGCTTGGCCAACTCCTCGATCTCACCGATCCGCATCACGCAGTCCTTCAGCTCGAACAGCTTCGTGCAGTGCTCCTCGACGCTCCGGTGAAACACGGCCGACACGCGCAGCCGCGTCATCTGCTCCTGGCTGACCGCCTGGAAGCTCTTCCACGTGCCCTGTAGCCCCTGGGTCATGGTAATGTTTTGTTCCGTCTCGAGCTTGCACGATTGGCGCAGGGCGAGCGAAGCGTTCAGCAGCTGGCACCCGTAGTTGTACGTGCCCTTGGCCGTCTCCTGGAAGCACTGGTGTTCGTCCTTCTGCGCCTGGATCTCGTACACGTTCGCGCCGACATGCGTGTGCGACCGGAGCATCACCTTGTACAGATCGTCCATCCACTGGACCGCGGTCCGAGCGTCCGTTTCGTACTTGAAGATGTGCGTAATCTGATCGAGCGTCAGTTTCTGCAGCTCGACGCTCTCGGCGAAGATGCGTGATCGCGACTTGGTCGCATCCAGTATATCCCGCACGTTGCTGATGTCGTCACTATAATCCACGTCGATATCCCGCCCGACTGCATCCTTCACcggcatcagcagcacatCGCTCAGCTTCTCACCCTCCTTAATGATCTCCCTTTCGATCAGTTCTGTAAAGAGGAAAGCCAAACGTCGGATTGTCGAGATTTTCCTTTCCACCGCCGCACAGGGCGCGATCGTACCTAACATAATTTGGTTGTCTTTGAGCTTCTGAAGGTTCGAGCTCGCCAGTGCGTAGTCCTCGACCCGTTCACCCATGATGAGCGACTGGAACACGTCGCTCGTCTTGTCGAAGTACTCCGCCACCAGGCGGAAGAAGCGTACCGAGGTGATCAGCACGTTCCGGCGCCGCTCGAGCCGCTGCGCAAAGCTGCGGCACACAAAGTCCATCCACTCCCGCTGCGACAGCAGGTCCTGGTGGGCCGCTGCCGTGTCCTGCTGGTGGCGCGGCAAATTGTCGATCTTGTAGAGCAGCTCCGCGTAGAACCCGTACGTTTTCCAGCACTGCAGCTCGAGGATCTCGTGCTCGAGCCGCAGTTTGTCCGCCGTGCCCACGTCGTAGCCCACCTTCAGCTGGGCGTTCAGCATCGACTCGGCCGTCGTCAGGATCCAGTTGGTGACGTGTGAGACACCCTCCTCGAGCGTAGCCAACTCCTGCAGCACTTCGACCGTCCGTTCGAGCTCACCTCGGGCTCCGTTCACCGTCGTTTGCTTGCGATCGAGCGCGTTCAGCATGGTTTCGATCTGGCCCTTGGCGTCGGTCAGATCCTGTGATACGGCCGACCGTGCACTGTGCAGGTCCCCCAAATGGGACAACAGCTTCTTGCCTGGGCGGGCGGGGAGAAATGAGATGTATTACTGGCTTTTCCGACTACGGTGCGTGTAAAATTATAACCGGATCAAACGCGTAATCGGTTTAATGACCGGTTTTACCGGCACTCCGAcccccggggccggctttaattaatttataacCCACAGCCGCCGTTCGGAGCTTGAGGTGTGCAATTATctaatttatatatttatcGGCCACTCTCTAACCTAATCTGGTTGCCGCACATTCAATTACTATACTCCGGGGCGGGCACTTCATCTACATAAAACAGGGTCCATTTGGCGGGGCCGGAGCGGAGTAGCGGATCAGCGTGTGGCGAGTAGGATTTACTGCACCCATTGTTTTAATTGCAGAgatccgaccgaccaaccggtggtccggtggctCCGGGTTCTTTCCCACCAACGCCTTTCCCGCCATGTGTACGAGTTCCGAGCATAGATGCGATTTAAGCGGTAGCCGTAGCTACATGCTGACTACATTAGCGCACCGCCTTTCTATTCCACCGTGTAAGGTCGGGGCCCCCGCGGGGGGTGGTGTTGGCCACCACTCATAAGCTCCCCGCTCGAACCTAACCCCGTGCCCGTGCTGACCCACATCGCATCGCACGGTTGtgtaaataaaactaaataaaacaCTCGCGCGAGAACCCGCCAAAGCCCCAGACTGGACTGTGGCTTTGCTGGAGCTAGAGGCGAAAGCACTAGAAACTGGGTCTCACATTTTGGGGTGTTTCAACCAGGGGGTCGTTATGCAGCCCCACGCGACCGTGCAGGTGACAGCGTTTTAAGTGCTCCGGTGCTCGTTTTAAAACACCCCACCTAGACGTGGCATTAACGCGTGTTGCTCTCGACACCGGTAGTTACCTCATCAGCAGCGAGCGCTTCCAGCGGAAGCGCACCACTCACTCGCGACATCTTCGCGCGTAACGAGCATGGGACATCCCACTCGCGGCGGAAATGATAGATCATCAACGGAAGGGGGCTTTCGCACCGCCACCCGGCCTGAAGTGAGAGGAGAAATTAAGCCCTCATCGACGACACAACAACCGATCGATTGTTCAATTAACCAAACATGGCCCTAGCCCGGCTTTAAGCCGGAACCCATTCTACTGCCGGGGcggggaaacaaaacaggCTGTCGGCTTTCGCTCCGCACTCGATCGGAGGGAACTTAAGCCTACGCCTTCGGAGCCGATCTTCCGTCGTATTGAGAgagaaatttattgaaaaagtCCCACAGAAAGGCCCTCTGCCTGGCATCTGTCATAACCCGACCACTGGTTGCCTGGCGACTTACCACCGTCCATGACGAGGGAGAGAAATTTTTGCACATCCACGTTCAGCTGCTGGCACGACTTGAGGGCCGCCGACGACTCGCTCGCCCGCACCGTCCGGTTGTCCAGCAAGATGAGATGCAGGTTTTCTAGGTCACCGATCGCTTTATCGTAGGATTTTCGGAATTCTTCGATGCGCTACAggatccgtccgtccgtccgtccggcgttTTAACGAAGGGacaacgaaaagaaaccgaaatgaaacaagaaaaacacattaatGAGCCGTCCCGACgagattttgtttttggatcCATCGAACCCGTCACACGCGAGGGTGTTAGAAAGTTCTACGTCCAGCCACCTAACCGGCACCAACTTAACGAGCCGAGGTCCAGTGGCTCTGGCGCGCGAAGCTGGGAAATTTAATCTCCCCAAGAATCTCTCCCAATTAGCATCCGAATGGCTACATTAGCTGATCGGTCCGCCGCCTTTCGTGGGCTTCGGACTTATTCCTTTTCGAAGACCCGAAAGACTAGGGGGGTGAAGTGATGCCAATTCGGGAGTTGCCGGTCAAGGACTTACCTCACGTGACTGGATCCACTGGTCGTGGTTGTAAGCGATGACGCCGCCCAGCTCCTCCGGCAGCTCGCTGGTGTCGAAGTACTTCATCAATCGTGACTTCGAAATGATGGTTGGCTACGAAGAAACGAAAGTAAATTTTAAGTCACGGCCGCTTAGAGAACGATCAATTAAACGAGTGTCTAGATGATCTCGATCAGGTTACTTGtccaacaaaaaatattcgGGTTACGCGACCCCGTCCGCACTTCTCCACCGGATCACCGTACTCCgtcccgacggacggacgcgcgCCAAAATTGCACTCTATTACCGCATCTGAAATGATTACGATCGCTAGCTCAAAATGTGGGCTGGCTCACGAATGCTCACCCAATTTGCTCGTATTAGAGTCTGTGCCCGAGTTGCATTACAGATTCGAACATCCAataatggccaccgccaccgttgccaaAAATTACGCAAATTTGCATCGCCAGCatccaaacggtggccaacttTCCGTTTCAGTTCCAACGGAGGGGTTAAAGCGCTGCGCCAAACATGGTTCTCTCGATTTTCGCACTCGCGCGTGTTTGCGATTCCGATgcgatttcgattttccaccgatcgattgGTTGAAAAGCGAAACGTTTACTGCTTCTCTCGCCGGGCTGGTGATTAGGTGGCAAGTGTCCCAGCCAGTTCCAGGGACCCTGCACCGGGAAAAGCACCACTGTGGGCCCCCCTGGGGACTCGGCGCCTCGGCGGTCCATCGGTTTCTTTTCTCTccctatttttttttccccggtttcaAGCTGCGCTTTCGCAATTATTCGCtcacccgggtccgggcaACGGAGAAAGTGCAACAGATTACCGCGAGGTCTCCCTATTGTGTATGTGCTGTTTTGTGGTAAAGAGCACCCCATATGAGCGGTGCTGGCCCCATGTTGCCGGAAACGACTGCCGACCCAAGCGAATGCATATAATGACGGGGCTGTGATGCGAGTGACCCCCCTCTGATTGCGGGAAGCAATGGGGAACGCGGACAATAATGCGAAGGCATTCACCAGAAGACTGTGCGGGGCTTTCTACTGGTGGTTACAGTAATTTATTGGGAACGTTTTTTTACTGTTCAAATTCACGGTTAAATCGAAGCTGTGGCTTCCCGAGTTCGTTGAAATACTTTTCGATGTTGTTAATAAGTAAGTGACTGACTGTAGAATGATTGCATGATGTCTTCATTTCCCATGCCCAACTTCAAGAGGCACGCGCGGTAATAACTGCCAGTTTTTGTGGGGCTCGAAAAGCAGGTTCCATGGGCCCCTTAGCATAAAACCTTCGTAGATTATTATGCGTAAGATCAAAAAAACGCGACGCACGATCCGATCGAGGCAGTGGCCCTGTGACACATACCGCTCGCTTTACCGAGCAATCCCTCGCATGAATAAAAGGGTAATAAAAAATATGGAGCACATGGAGCTTGCACGGGTG
The nucleotide sequence above comes from Anopheles bellator chromosome 1, idAnoBellAS_SP24_06.2, whole genome shotgun sequence. Encoded proteins:
- the LOC131211688 gene encoding SEC14 domain and spectrin repeat-containing protein 1-B → MEADVLNALTTQTAYLPGGRDRDGHPLVVIPVPFYDSLPWMKGFLETTVQYLLASLSPDTVSSGLAVILDAQKCSWRVARQYIRHVQQLLGEHTNEFLVIRPDAFWDKNRVENCARQHRKGEPTIISKSRLMKYFDTSELPEELGGVIAYNHDQWIQSRERIEEFRKSYDKAIGDLENLHLILLDNRTVRASESSAALKSCQQLNVDVQKFLSLVMDGGKKLLSHLGDLHSARSAVSQDLTDAKGQIETMLNALDRKQTTVNGARGELERTVEVLQELATLEEGVSHVTNWILTTAESMLNAQLKVGYDVGTADKLRLEHEILELQCWKTYGFYAELLYKIDNLPRHQQDTAAAHQDLLSQREWMDFVCRSFAQRLERRRNVLITSVRFFRLVAEYFDKTSDVFQSLIMGERVEDYALASSNLQKLKDNQIMLELIEREIIKEGEKLSDVLLMPVKDAVGRDIDVDYSDDISNVRDILDATKSRSRIFAESVELQKLTLDQITHIFKYETDARTAVQWMDDLYKVMLRSHTHVGANVYEIQAQKDEHQCFQETAKGTYNYGCQLLNASLALRQSCKLETEQNITMTQGLQGTWKSFQAVSQEQMTRLRVSAVFHRSVEEHCTKLFELKDCVMRIGEIEELAKRKVRLRKYLATRERLLVEVGRMVRLGRLLKTRLKEPFLLDDRVDALASPENIITESDNIMACEAITTRLTEVARAAESLDSVLSDVQGSFDDEVEELTSNEVPPTPTLAKRNDSGNQSDDWSSSVKSTDEGSFVTASECIGTPQSRSSSYQTASECRASPWWGVESIEQQSSLENDSSEDHDPEAFPSIKLLSGVVMTSNANLSFDESEHSFLTPTHGTASVDSHPDSDDTVPTTVTTATTDSHRQPSPLETSSASSSALNSINRRENLTLSLTPEELEQIENDIRNNNLTAAAVVGIELGQQIKSTQVTPTSEDSGNVSTSSVKLELDAEDALGGQSVGPEARLTDATAGFEPVKGPTDISGLTYYYQNIITKHTVKSCL